One window of the Streptomyces asoensis genome contains the following:
- a CDS encoding sugar ABC transporter substrate-binding protein yields MNRTSLPRSRRTVSLVAVAAAAALTLAGCSSGSGGKKAEEEAGNVSAGKADTPRMTIAMVTHAPSGDTFWDTIRKGAEAAAAKDNVKLIYSNDETAGDQANLVQNAIDQKVDGIAVTLAKPDALKDVVAKAEQAGIPVVGLNAGLGVWKEQGLLSFFGQDESVSGQALGTKINGTGAKHALCVIQAQGDVNLEERCAGVKKTFGGKTDILYVNGTDMPSVKSTITAKLKQDSSIDEVVTLGAPVALTAVQSVSESGSKAKVATFDLNKDLVSAIEKGSIQFAVDQQPYLQGYLSVDSLWLYKTNGNFSGGGEQPVLTGPAFVEKSNVEAVAKFAAKGTR; encoded by the coding sequence ATGAATCGCACGTCCCTTCCCCGTTCCCGCAGAACCGTCTCCCTCGTGGCCGTGGCCGCGGCGGCCGCACTGACCCTCGCGGGCTGCTCCAGCGGCTCCGGCGGCAAGAAAGCCGAAGAGGAGGCGGGCAACGTCTCCGCGGGCAAGGCCGACACCCCTCGCATGACCATCGCGATGGTGACCCACGCGCCCTCCGGCGACACGTTCTGGGACACCATCCGCAAGGGCGCCGAGGCCGCCGCCGCCAAGGACAACGTCAAGCTGATCTACTCCAACGACGAGACGGCCGGCGACCAGGCCAACCTGGTGCAGAACGCGATCGACCAGAAGGTCGACGGCATCGCGGTCACCCTCGCCAAGCCGGACGCGCTCAAGGACGTGGTCGCCAAGGCCGAGCAGGCCGGTATCCCGGTCGTCGGCCTCAACGCCGGCCTGGGCGTCTGGAAGGAGCAGGGCCTACTGTCGTTCTTCGGGCAGGACGAGTCCGTCTCCGGCCAGGCGCTCGGCACCAAGATCAACGGCACCGGGGCCAAGCACGCCCTCTGTGTGATCCAGGCACAGGGAGACGTCAACCTCGAGGAACGCTGCGCCGGCGTGAAGAAGACCTTCGGCGGCAAGACCGACATCCTCTATGTCAACGGCACGGACATGCCGTCCGTGAAGTCGACGATCACCGCCAAGCTCAAGCAGGACAGCTCCATCGACGAGGTGGTCACCCTCGGCGCCCCCGTCGCGCTGACGGCGGTGCAGTCGGTGTCCGAGTCGGGCAGCAAGGCCAAGGTCGCCACCTTCGACCTCAACAAGGACCTCGTCTCCGCCATCGAGAAGGGCAGCATCCAGTTCGCCGTCGACCAGCAGCCCTACCTCCAGGGCTACCTGTCGGTCGACTCGCTGTGGCTCTACAAGACCAACGGCAACTTCAGCGGCGGCGGCGAGCAGCCCGTGCTGACCGGCCCGGCCTTCGTCGAGAAGTCCAACGTCGAGGCCGTCGCCAAGTTCGCCGCGAAGGGCACCAGGTGA
- a CDS encoding ABC transporter permease codes for MSVTQQAAPAVTTPPASGPKQTDGRTSQRPLALRLLARPEVGVFLGAVAVYVFFLIAAPPVRDGSSMANILYQSSTIGIMALPVALLMIGGEFDLSAGVAVITSALTASMLSYQLTTNIWVGVIVALAVSLGVGFLNGWMVVRTGLPSFLITLGTFLILQGVNLAVTKLVTTNVATDDISDMDGFGQAKKVFASSFDVGGVQVKITIVYWLVFAAIATWVLLRTKYGNWVFAVGGNKESARAVGVPVTFTKISLFMLVGFGAWFVGMHQLFTFNTVQSGEGVGQELIYISAAVIGGCLLTGGAGSAIGPVFGAFMFGMVQQGIVYAGWNPDWFKAFLGVMLLGAVLINLWVQRTATRK; via the coding sequence ATGAGTGTGACGCAGCAGGCTGCGCCGGCGGTGACCACACCGCCGGCCTCCGGCCCGAAACAGACCGACGGCCGGACCTCTCAACGCCCCCTGGCTCTGCGGCTGTTGGCGCGTCCCGAGGTGGGGGTGTTCCTCGGTGCGGTCGCGGTGTACGTGTTCTTCCTGATCGCGGCGCCGCCGGTGCGTGACGGCAGTTCGATGGCCAACATCCTGTACCAGTCGTCGACGATCGGGATCATGGCGCTGCCGGTGGCGCTGCTGATGATCGGCGGCGAGTTCGACCTGTCGGCGGGTGTCGCCGTCATCACCTCGGCGCTCACCGCGTCCATGCTGAGCTACCAACTCACCACGAACATCTGGGTCGGGGTGATCGTCGCCCTGGCCGTGTCGCTGGGGGTCGGCTTCCTCAACGGCTGGATGGTGGTCAGGACCGGGCTGCCGAGCTTCCTGATCACCCTGGGCACGTTCCTGATCCTCCAGGGTGTCAACCTCGCGGTGACCAAGCTGGTCACCACGAACGTGGCCACCGACGACATCAGTGACATGGACGGCTTCGGCCAGGCGAAGAAGGTCTTCGCCTCGTCCTTCGACGTCGGCGGCGTCCAGGTCAAGATCACCATCGTGTACTGGCTGGTCTTCGCGGCCATCGCCACCTGGGTCCTGCTGCGGACGAAGTACGGCAACTGGGTCTTCGCGGTGGGCGGTAACAAGGAGAGCGCGCGGGCGGTCGGCGTGCCCGTGACGTTCACGAAGATCTCGCTGTTCATGCTGGTCGGTTTCGGTGCCTGGTTCGTCGGGATGCACCAGCTGTTCACCTTCAACACGGTGCAGTCCGGCGAGGGTGTCGGGCAGGAGCTGATCTACATCTCCGCGGCCGTCATCGGCGGCTGTCTGCTGACCGGCGGCGCCGGCTCGGCGATCGGCCCGGTCTTCGGGGCGTTCATGTTCGGGATGGTGCAGCAGGGCATCGTCTACGCCGGCTGGAACCCCGACTGGTTCAAGGCCTTCCTCGGCGTCATGCTCCTGGGCGCCGTCCTGATCAATCTGTGGGTCCAGCGCACGGCCACCCGGAAGTGA
- a CDS encoding ATP-binding cassette domain-containing protein, with product MTTTNDIAAEDTPVVELKATGKSYGNIRALHGVDLAVRPGQVTCVLGDNGAGKSTLIKIVSGLHQHTEGEFLVDGTPVRFSTPREALDKGIATVYQDLATVPLMPVWRNFFLGSELTKGPWPVRRLDIEKMKKTADEELRNMGIVLDDLEQPIGTLSGGQRQCVAIARAVHFGARVLILDEPTAALGVKQSGVVLKYIAAARDRGLGVIFITHNPHHAYMVGDHFSVLRLGTMELSAERSQVSLEELTNHMAGGTELAALKHELAQVRGVDVEELPDAAAVSS from the coding sequence ATGACTACGACCAACGACATCGCGGCCGAGGACACCCCGGTCGTCGAGCTGAAGGCCACCGGCAAGTCCTACGGCAACATCCGTGCCCTGCACGGCGTCGACCTCGCCGTCCGTCCCGGCCAGGTGACCTGTGTCCTCGGCGACAACGGCGCCGGCAAGTCGACGCTCATCAAGATCGTCTCGGGACTGCACCAGCACACCGAGGGCGAGTTCCTCGTCGACGGCACCCCCGTGCGCTTCAGCACCCCGCGCGAGGCCCTCGACAAGGGCATCGCCACCGTCTACCAGGACCTCGCGACGGTCCCGCTGATGCCGGTGTGGCGCAACTTCTTCCTCGGCTCCGAACTCACCAAGGGCCCCTGGCCCGTGCGCCGGCTCGACATCGAGAAGATGAAGAAGACCGCCGACGAGGAACTGCGCAACATGGGCATCGTCCTCGACGACCTCGAACAGCCCATCGGCACCCTCTCCGGCGGCCAGCGCCAGTGCGTCGCCATCGCCCGCGCCGTCCACTTCGGCGCCCGCGTCCTCATCCTGGACGAGCCCACCGCCGCCCTCGGCGTCAAGCAGTCCGGCGTGGTCCTGAAGTACATCGCCGCCGCCCGCGACCGCGGCCTCGGCGTCATCTTCATCACCCACAACCCCCACCACGCCTACATGGTCGGCGACCACTTCAGCGTCCTGCGCCTGGGCACCATGGAACTCAGCGCCGAACGCAGTCAGGTCAGCCTCGAAGAACTCACCAACCACATGGCCGGCGGCACCGAACTCGCCGCCCTCAAACACGAGTTGGCCCAAGTCCGCGGCGTCGACGTGGAGGAGCTCCCCGACGCCGCAGCCGTCTCCTCCTGA
- a CDS encoding sugar phosphate isomerase/epimerase family protein yields MKIALDPYMIRNVPLLELPAVVAELGYEWIELSPREDFIPFFRHPRVDDATVRRFRRALDTAGVGITSLLPLFRWSGPDEDARQAAVRYWKRSIQIAADLGVDSMVSEFNGRPEDSDRSEAQFWKSLDELLPVFEREGIRLTLEPHPDDFIENGYDAVNLIRGINHPSVSFLYCAPHTFHIGNDAPGIIKYAGDLLTHVHLADAFDHNASSGNRYILNPPGTTARIHQHLDMGEGEVDFDELFRELRANGFDGTLTACVFAWEERAKESSVFMRRKIDEYLSAGQ; encoded by the coding sequence GTGAAGATCGCCCTCGACCCCTACATGATCCGCAACGTACCGCTGCTCGAACTCCCCGCTGTGGTGGCTGAGTTGGGCTATGAGTGGATCGAGCTGTCTCCCCGGGAGGACTTCATCCCGTTCTTCCGGCACCCCCGCGTGGACGACGCCACCGTGCGCAGGTTCCGCAGGGCGCTGGACACGGCGGGCGTCGGCATCACCTCACTGCTGCCCCTGTTCCGCTGGTCCGGCCCGGACGAGGACGCCCGGCAGGCGGCCGTACGGTACTGGAAGCGCTCGATCCAGATCGCCGCGGACCTCGGCGTGGACAGCATGGTCTCGGAGTTCAACGGGCGGCCCGAGGACTCCGACCGCAGCGAGGCGCAGTTCTGGAAGTCGCTGGACGAGCTGCTGCCGGTGTTCGAGCGGGAGGGCATCCGCCTCACCCTGGAACCGCACCCGGACGACTTCATCGAGAACGGTTACGACGCCGTCAACCTGATCCGCGGGATCAACCACCCCAGCGTCAGCTTCCTGTACTGCGCCCCGCACACCTTCCACATCGGGAACGACGCCCCCGGGATCATCAAGTACGCGGGCGACCTGCTCACCCACGTCCACCTGGCCGACGCGTTCGACCACAACGCGTCCTCGGGCAACCGCTACATCCTCAACCCGCCGGGCACCACGGCCCGTATCCACCAGCATCTCGACATGGGCGAGGGCGAGGTCGACTTCGACGAGCTCTTCCGCGAGCTGCGTGCCAACGGCTTCGACGGCACGCTGACCGCCTGTGTCTTCGCCTGGGAGGAGCGGGCCAAGGAGTCCTCGGTGTTCATGCGCCGGAAGATCGACGAGTACCTGTCGGCCGGGCAGTAG
- the iolC gene encoding 5-dehydro-2-deoxygluconokinase, producing the protein MGRVGVDVYPLQTGVGLAEVTSFGKYLGGSPTNVAVAAARYGRSAAVITKTGRDPFGEFVRTALEGYGVDAGFVGVSEIAPTPVTFCEIFPPDDFPLYFYRLPKAPDLDIHAGEVDLAAVRDAAVFWVTGTGLSEEPSRSATLAALSHRARTGTTVFDLDWRPMFWAKPGQARAYYAEALRHTTVAVGNLDECEVATGEREPYEAAKALLAAGVELAVVKQGPKGVLAMDRDGAAVEIPPVPVDVVNGLGAGDAFGGALCHGLLSGWDTRRTVAFANAAGAIVAGRLACSEAMPTEAEVENKLRQAASSDERKA; encoded by the coding sequence ATGGGTCGTGTGGGGGTGGACGTCTATCCACTCCAGACCGGCGTGGGACTTGCGGAGGTCACTTCGTTCGGCAAGTACCTCGGCGGCAGCCCGACCAACGTGGCCGTGGCCGCCGCCCGGTACGGCCGTTCGGCCGCGGTGATCACGAAGACGGGCCGGGATCCGTTCGGCGAGTTCGTGCGCACCGCACTGGAGGGCTACGGGGTCGACGCGGGGTTCGTGGGAGTGTCGGAGATCGCGCCGACGCCGGTGACGTTCTGCGAGATCTTTCCGCCGGACGACTTCCCGCTCTACTTCTACCGGCTGCCGAAGGCTCCTGACCTGGATATTCATGCAGGTGAGGTGGATCTGGCAGCGGTGCGCGACGCGGCGGTCTTCTGGGTGACGGGGACCGGGCTGAGCGAGGAGCCGAGCCGGTCGGCGACGCTGGCAGCCCTGAGTCATCGGGCCAGGACGGGCACGACCGTCTTCGATCTGGACTGGCGTCCGATGTTCTGGGCGAAGCCGGGTCAGGCGCGGGCGTACTACGCGGAGGCGCTGCGGCACACCACCGTCGCCGTCGGCAATCTCGACGAGTGCGAGGTGGCCACCGGTGAGCGGGAGCCGTATGAGGCCGCGAAGGCGCTGCTGGCGGCCGGGGTCGAGCTGGCCGTGGTGAAGCAGGGGCCGAAGGGCGTGCTGGCCATGGACCGGGACGGTGCGGCCGTCGAGATCCCGCCGGTGCCGGTGGACGTCGTCAACGGCCTGGGCGCGGGTGACGCGTTCGGCGGCGCGCTGTGCCACGGGCTGCTGTCCGGCTGGGACACCCGGCGCACGGTGGCCTTCGCCAACGCGGCCGGGGCGATCGTGGCGGGCCGGCTGGCCTGCTCCGAGGCGATGCCGACCGAGGCCGAGGTGGAGAACAAGCTCCGCCAGGCGGCCTCCTCCGACGAACGAAAGGCGTGA
- a CDS encoding Cgl0159 family (beta/alpha)8-fold protein, with the protein MLSDNVSRIVSARVSDPAAVAAAAARRVKAASLFGEHGKAMIIAADHPARGANGVGADPNAMADRFELIDRLCTALERPGVTGVLATADILEDLLLLGVLDGKSVFGSMNRAGLAGSVFEIDDRFTGYDAETIAAMGFDGGKMLTRIALDDPATPSILENTARAVNELNDRELIAMVEPFLSVWQDGRIRNDLSTDAVVKSVTIAAGLGRRTAYTWLKLPVVDGMERVLSASTLPALLLGGEVKDAEAAFASWGKALKQPTAQGLVVGRSLLYPSNGDVAGAVDKAVSLL; encoded by the coding sequence GTGCTGTCCGACAATGTGAGCCGGATCGTGTCCGCCCGGGTGAGCGACCCCGCCGCCGTCGCGGCCGCAGCGGCCCGCCGCGTGAAGGCCGCCTCGCTGTTCGGCGAACACGGCAAGGCCATGATCATCGCGGCGGACCATCCCGCACGCGGCGCCAACGGCGTCGGCGCCGACCCCAACGCCATGGCCGACCGCTTCGAGCTGATCGACCGGCTGTGCACTGCCCTCGAACGCCCCGGTGTGACGGGCGTACTGGCCACCGCCGACATCCTCGAGGACCTGCTACTGCTCGGCGTCCTGGACGGCAAGAGCGTCTTCGGCTCGATGAACCGCGCCGGGCTGGCGGGTTCGGTGTTCGAGATCGACGACCGGTTCACCGGCTACGACGCCGAGACGATCGCCGCGATGGGCTTCGACGGCGGCAAGATGCTCACCCGCATCGCCCTCGACGACCCCGCCACCCCGTCCATCCTGGAGAACACCGCCCGCGCGGTGAACGAGCTGAACGACCGTGAGCTCATCGCGATGGTGGAGCCGTTCCTGTCGGTGTGGCAGGACGGCCGTATCCGCAACGACCTGTCCACCGACGCGGTCGTCAAGTCGGTCACCATCGCGGCGGGGCTCGGCCGGCGCACGGCCTACACCTGGCTGAAGCTGCCGGTCGTGGACGGCATGGAGCGCGTCCTGTCCGCCTCGACGCTGCCGGCACTGCTGCTGGGCGGCGAGGTCAAGGACGCGGAGGCTGCGTTCGCGTCCTGGGGCAAGGCCCTCAAGCAGCCCACCGCGCAGGGTCTGGTGGTCGGCCGCTCGCTGCTCTACCCCTCCAACGGCGACGTCGCCGGTGCGGTGGACAAGGCGGTGAGCCTGCTGTGA
- the iolB gene encoding 5-deoxy-glucuronate isomerase: MSGTSKYHLPKGTSADGSYDVLVTPESAGWGYSGLRILTLKPGEAHALSTGDCEFLVLPLAGSCTVTTDGKAFELAGRTGVFASATDFAYLPRESEALISSAHGGRFALPSARTERGGLPARYGRKKDVPVELRGAGACSRQVNNYCLPGTFEAEQLLVCEVLTPGGNWSSYPPHKHDTARPGEESELEEIYYFEVAGGEDGFGYQRVYGTPERPIDVLAEIRSGDTVLIPHGWHGPSIAAPGYDLYYLNVMAGPGQERAWLICDDPAHGWVRTTWDAQDIDDRLPFGAEEND; the protein is encoded by the coding sequence GTGAGCGGCACGAGCAAGTACCACCTGCCGAAGGGGACTTCGGCCGACGGTTCCTACGACGTCCTGGTCACGCCCGAGTCGGCGGGCTGGGGATACTCCGGCCTCAGGATCCTGACCCTGAAGCCGGGTGAGGCGCATGCCCTGTCCACCGGGGACTGCGAGTTCCTGGTCCTGCCGCTGGCGGGCTCCTGCACCGTCACCACGGACGGCAAGGCCTTCGAACTCGCGGGCCGGACGGGCGTGTTCGCCTCGGCCACCGACTTCGCGTACCTACCGCGCGAGTCGGAGGCCCTCATCAGCAGCGCGCACGGAGGTCGTTTCGCGCTGCCCTCCGCCCGTACCGAGCGAGGCGGCCTGCCCGCCCGGTACGGGCGCAAGAAGGACGTGCCGGTCGAGCTGCGGGGTGCAGGCGCGTGCTCGCGGCAGGTGAACAACTACTGCCTGCCGGGCACGTTCGAGGCCGAGCAGCTGTTGGTGTGCGAGGTCCTCACGCCGGGCGGCAACTGGTCGTCCTACCCGCCCCACAAGCACGACACAGCCCGGCCGGGCGAGGAATCCGAGCTTGAGGAGATCTACTACTTCGAGGTCGCGGGCGGCGAGGACGGCTTCGGCTACCAGCGGGTCTACGGCACCCCCGAGCGCCCCATCGACGTGCTCGCCGAGATCCGCTCCGGCGACACCGTGCTGATCCCGCACGGGTGGCACGGGCCCTCGATCGCCGCGCCGGGCTACGACCTCTACTACCTCAACGTCATGGCGGGCCCCGGCCAGGAGCGTGCCTGGCTGATCTGCGACGACCCCGCCCACGGCTGGGTGCGCACCACCTGGGACGCGCAGGACATCGACGACCGGCTGCCCTTCGGCGCCGAGGAGAACGACTGA
- the iolD gene encoding 3D-(3,5/4)-trihydroxycyclohexane-1,2-dione acylhydrolase (decyclizing), whose amino-acid sequence METIRLTTAQALVRFLAHQYSERDGQEQRLIPGVWGIFGHGNVAGIGQALLQAATTGEADLPYYLARNEQGMVHASVAYAKMRDRLAAFACTASTGPGSTNMITGAALATTNRLPVLLLPSDMFATRAADPVLQQLEDSRGGDVTVNDTFRAVSKYFDRITRPEQLVPAALAAMRVLTDPVETGAVTLALPQDVQAEAHDWPVEFFRRRVWHIGRPVPEAAAVERAARLLRNARKPLIVAGGGAVYSGAETVLRAFAEATGIPVADTHAGKGAVAWDHPYAVGGIGSTGAYAANELAKEADVVLGIGTRYSDFTTASHTVFANPDVTFVNLNVARLDAVKHSAEPLVADARLGIQALAAALTGWEVEPAYRRRTRELIARTREIEEECFAPGRNTGDLPAQTQILGALNDVLDDRAVVINAAGSMPGDLQQLWRARDPKAYHVEYAYSCMGYEVAAGVGAKMADPSREVVVLVGDGSYLMMAQEIVTMISEGLKVVIVLVQNHGFASIGALSESLGSQRFGTKYRYRDGDSGLLDGEVLPVDLAANASSLGADVLHATSVDGFRAAMEKAKAATRTTVVHVETDLHGPNPPGHGWWDVPVSEVSALDSTRAAHDTYAAQKRNQRHYL is encoded by the coding sequence ATGGAAACGATCAGGCTCACCACCGCCCAGGCGCTCGTGCGCTTCCTCGCCCACCAGTACAGCGAGCGCGACGGCCAGGAACAGCGCCTCATCCCCGGCGTCTGGGGGATCTTCGGGCACGGCAACGTCGCCGGCATCGGGCAGGCTCTGCTCCAGGCCGCCACGACCGGCGAGGCCGACCTGCCCTACTACCTCGCCCGTAACGAGCAGGGCATGGTCCACGCGTCGGTGGCCTACGCCAAGATGCGTGACCGGCTCGCCGCCTTCGCCTGCACCGCGTCGACGGGCCCCGGCTCGACGAACATGATCACCGGTGCGGCGCTGGCGACGACGAACCGGCTGCCCGTGCTGTTGCTGCCGTCCGACATGTTCGCCACCCGCGCCGCCGACCCGGTGTTGCAGCAGCTGGAGGACTCCCGGGGCGGGGACGTCACCGTCAACGACACCTTCCGCGCCGTGTCCAAGTACTTCGACCGCATCACCCGCCCCGAGCAGCTCGTCCCGGCCGCGCTGGCGGCGATGCGGGTGCTCACCGACCCCGTCGAGACCGGGGCCGTCACCCTGGCGCTGCCGCAGGACGTGCAGGCCGAGGCTCATGACTGGCCCGTCGAGTTCTTCCGGCGCCGGGTGTGGCACATCGGCCGCCCGGTGCCGGAGGCAGCCGCCGTCGAGCGGGCCGCCCGCCTGCTGCGCAACGCGAGGAAGCCGCTGATCGTGGCGGGCGGCGGGGCCGTCTACTCCGGGGCCGAGACCGTGCTGCGGGCCTTCGCCGAGGCCACCGGGATCCCGGTCGCGGACACCCACGCGGGCAAGGGCGCCGTCGCCTGGGACCACCCCTACGCCGTCGGCGGCATCGGCTCCACCGGCGCGTATGCGGCGAACGAGCTTGCGAAGGAAGCCGACGTCGTCCTGGGCATCGGCACCCGCTACAGCGACTTCACCACCGCCAGCCACACCGTCTTCGCCAACCCCGACGTCACCTTCGTCAACCTCAACGTCGCCCGCCTCGACGCCGTCAAACACTCCGCCGAACCCCTGGTCGCCGACGCCCGGCTCGGCATCCAGGCCCTCGCCGCAGCACTGACGGGCTGGGAGGTCGAGCCCGCCTACCGCCGCCGTACACGCGAACTGATCGCCCGGACGCGGGAGATCGAGGAAGAGTGCTTCGCCCCCGGGCGCAACACCGGCGATCTGCCCGCTCAGACGCAGATCCTCGGCGCGCTGAACGACGTCCTCGACGACCGCGCCGTGGTCATCAACGCGGCCGGATCCATGCCGGGCGACCTGCAACAGCTGTGGCGGGCCCGGGACCCGAAGGCCTATCACGTCGAGTACGCCTACTCCTGCATGGGCTATGAGGTCGCCGCCGGCGTCGGCGCGAAGATGGCCGATCCGTCACGTGAGGTCGTCGTCCTCGTCGGCGACGGCTCGTATCTGATGATGGCCCAGGAGATCGTCACCATGATCTCCGAGGGCTTGAAGGTCGTCATCGTCCTCGTCCAGAACCACGGCTTCGCCTCCATCGGCGCGCTGTCGGAGTCCCTCGGCTCGCAGCGGTTCGGTACCAAGTACCGCTACCGGGACGGGGATTCGGGTCTGCTCGACGGCGAGGTGCTGCCCGTCGACCTGGCGGCCAACGCCTCCTCGCTCGGCGCGGACGTCCTGCACGCCACCTCCGTCGACGGGTTCCGGGCCGCGATGGAGAAGGCCAAGGCAGCCACCCGCACCACCGTCGTCCACGTCGAGACCGACCTCCACGGGCCGAACCCGCCCGGCCACGGCTGGTGGGACGTCCCCGTCAGCGAAGTCTCCGCCCTCGACAGCACCCGGGCCGCCCACGACACCTACGCCGCCCAGAAGCGGAACCAGCGCCACTACCTCTGA
- a CDS encoding CoA-acylating methylmalonate-semialdehyde dehydrogenase, which yields MTTIPHWINGSPVEGTETAPVFNPATGAEQARVVLGGASDVDSAVQAAAAAFETWSESSLSRRTQVMFAFRQLLVEHEEELGRIISAEHGKTVDDARGEITRGREVVEFVCGLGDVLKGSFSDQVSRGVDVHNFRQPLGVVAGITPFNFPAMVPLWMHPMAIATGNTFVLKPSERDPSAANFVAELYKRAGLPDGVFNIVHGGKPTVDAILTHPGIEAVSFVGSTPIAMYVHELATARGKRVQALGGAKNHAVVLPDADLEFAANHITAGAYGSAGERCMAVSVAVAVGGAADALVEVLERKAREIKVGPGDVAGTDMGPLVTKVAQERVENAVGVAATQGATVVVDGRGLKIDGHEDGFFTGPSLLDHVTTEMDAYKEELFGPVLAVVRADSLDQAIDLINANPYGNGTALFTASGEAARRFQRNIKVGMIGINVPVPVPMSYYSFGGWKDSLIGDSPVHGPEGIRFYTRPKVVTTRWPQPAQQVTAGFNFPTSN from the coding sequence GTGACAACCATCCCCCACTGGATCAACGGCTCACCCGTCGAGGGCACAGAGACCGCCCCCGTGTTCAACCCCGCCACCGGCGCCGAGCAGGCCCGCGTCGTCCTCGGCGGCGCATCCGACGTGGACAGCGCTGTTCAGGCAGCCGCCGCCGCGTTCGAGACCTGGTCGGAGTCCTCGCTCAGCCGGCGCACGCAGGTGATGTTCGCGTTCCGGCAGCTCCTCGTCGAGCACGAGGAGGAGCTCGGCCGGATCATCTCCGCCGAGCACGGCAAGACCGTCGACGACGCGCGCGGTGAGATCACCCGCGGCCGGGAGGTCGTGGAGTTCGTCTGCGGGCTCGGCGACGTGCTGAAGGGGTCCTTCTCCGACCAGGTGTCGCGCGGCGTCGACGTGCACAACTTCCGTCAGCCGCTGGGTGTCGTCGCGGGCATCACCCCGTTCAACTTCCCCGCCATGGTGCCGCTGTGGATGCACCCGATGGCGATAGCGACCGGCAACACCTTCGTCCTGAAGCCGAGCGAGCGCGACCCGTCCGCCGCGAACTTCGTGGCCGAGCTGTACAAGCGGGCCGGTCTGCCCGACGGCGTCTTCAACATCGTGCACGGCGGCAAGCCGACCGTGGACGCGATCCTCACCCATCCCGGCATCGAGGCCGTCTCCTTCGTCGGGTCGACGCCGATCGCCATGTACGTCCACGAGCTGGCCACCGCCCGCGGCAAGCGCGTCCAGGCCCTCGGCGGCGCCAAGAACCACGCCGTCGTCCTGCCCGACGCCGACCTGGAGTTCGCCGCCAACCACATCACCGCCGGCGCCTACGGCTCGGCCGGCGAACGCTGCATGGCGGTCTCGGTGGCCGTCGCGGTCGGCGGCGCGGCCGACGCCCTGGTCGAGGTGCTGGAGCGCAAGGCCCGCGAGATCAAGGTCGGTCCCGGTGACGTCGCCGGCACCGACATGGGCCCGCTCGTCACCAAGGTCGCGCAGGAGCGCGTCGAGAACGCCGTCGGCGTCGCCGCCACACAGGGCGCCACCGTCGTCGTCGACGGCCGTGGGCTGAAGATCGACGGCCACGAGGACGGTTTCTTCACCGGCCCGTCCCTCCTGGACCACGTCACCACCGAGATGGACGCCTACAAGGAGGAGCTGTTCGGACCGGTGCTGGCCGTCGTCCGCGCCGACTCCCTCGACCAGGCGATCGATCTCATCAACGCCAACCCCTACGGCAACGGAACGGCCCTGTTCACCGCCTCCGGCGAGGCCGCCCGTCGCTTCCAGCGCAACATCAAGGTCGGCATGATCGGCATCAACGTGCCGGTGCCCGTCCCGATGTCGTACTACTCCTTCGGCGGCTGGAAGGACTCGCTCATCGGCGACTCCCCCGTCCACGGTCCCGAAGGCATCCGCTTCTACACCCGCCCCAAGGTGGTCACCACCCGCTGGCCGCAGCCCGCCCAGCAGGTCACCGCCGGTTTCAACTTCCCCACCTCCAACTGA